One region of Emys orbicularis isolate rEmyOrb1 chromosome 4, rEmyOrb1.hap1, whole genome shotgun sequence genomic DNA includes:
- the PSMA1 gene encoding proteasome subunit alpha type-1, whose amino-acid sequence MFRNQYDNDVTVWSPQGRIHQIEYAMEAVKQGSATVGLKSKTHAVLVALKRAQSELAAHQKKILYVDNHIGISIAGLTADARLLCNFMRQECLDSRFVFDRPLPVSRLVSLIGSKTQIPTQRYGRRPYGVGLLIAGYDDMGPHIFQTCPSANYFDCKAMSIGARSQSARTYLERRMAEFADCNLNELVKHGLRALRETLPAEQDLTTKNVSIGIVGKEMEFTIYDDDDVAPFLEGLEERPQRKLAPPAEEPAEKAEEPMEH is encoded by the exons ATG TTTCGCAACCAGTATGACAATGATGTCACTGTCTGGAGCCCTCAG GGCCGAATTCATCAAATAGAATATGCTATGGAAGCTGTGAAGCAAGGCTCAGCTACTGTGGGGCTGAAATCAAAAACCCATGCTGTTCTGGTTGCTCTAAAG AGAGCACAGTCTGAACTGGCAGCTCATCAGAAAAAAATCCTGTATGTTGACAACCATATTGGCATCTCAATTGCTGGGCTTACTGCTGATGCAAGACTGTTGTG TAATTTCATGCGTCAGGAGTGTCTGGATTCTAGATTTGTGTTTGACAGACCTCTTCCAGTGTCCCGTCTAGTGTCTCTAATTGGAAGCA AAACCCAGATACCAACACAGCGATATGGCAGAAGACCATATGGTGTAGGACTGCTCATTGCGGGTTATGAT GATATGGGTCCTCACATCTTCCAAACTTGTCCTTCTGCAAACTATTTTGACTGCAAAGCTATGTCCATTGGTGCTCGTTCACAGTCAGCTCGAACTTATTTGGAGAGGCGCATGGCTGAGTTTGCTGACT GTAACCTGAATGAGCTAGTTAAACATGGTCTGCGGGCTCTCAGAGAGACCCTTCCTGCAGAACAGGATCTGACGACCAAG AATGTTTCCATTGGAATTGTTGGCAAAGAAATGGAGTTTACTatctatgatgatgatgatgtggcTCCATTCCTGGAGGGACTTGAAGAGAGACCACAGAGGAAG CTTGCTCCACCTGCTGAGGAacctgcagaaaaggcagaagaacCAATGGAGCACTAA